ATTCCCGCCTGAAGTACGTCCGCGAGTCCGACGACCATTCCCTCGTAGTGTTCGTTGAACAACTCCCTGTGAGTCTCGTTGTGCTGGGCCTGCGAGAACAGCTCGTGATATACCGTCATTCGCTCCCAGTGGTCGAACCCGTCGATATCCGGGCCGAACATACACTGGTCGATCCTGATTCCGAGGTGGTCCCAGTGGTCCTCGGCGTCGATCGTGTCGTCGTCTTTGTACTGGGCGATGACGTACTCCAGAAACGACGAGATCAGTTCGTGTTTGCTGTTGTAATGATAGTGGATCACTGGCCGGGTCATCTCGAACTCCTCGCCGATATCGCGCATCCGGAGGTCGGCGTAGCCGTGCTTGCTGAGTGCGCGGAAGGTCGCCTCCATGATCGCCTCTCGCGTCTCCTCCGAGGAGGTTCGCCCATCGGGACTGCTCATGTAGGACGAATCGCGACTCGAAGGCTTATACTCACTGTCGCGAGGGACCTACCAGATGGTAAAAGGTATGTGGCTGTACGTCTCATGGTGGGCCATGAGTACCAGTGGCGAACACGAGGCGAAACGATGAGGCTCGGACAGTTCGAATCGGCGGCGAGTACTGCACCGTGGGCGGGCGTCGAGAGCGAGGGGGACGTCGTCCGACTCGACGAGGCGGCCGACGCCGCCGGTGTCTCGCTCCCGGCGGACCTTCGTAGGATCCTCAGCGAATGGGAATGGAGTGAGAAGGTCGATCTCGCGCTCGCCCACGCCCTCGAAACCGGAACCGGTCTCTACGACCGGGCGAAACTCACCCAGCGCGAGCCGATCACCGACCCACAGAAGGTGATCTGTGTCGGACTGAACTACGCCGATCACGCCGACGAGGGCGGGTTCGACGCGCCCGACGAACCGGTCCTGTTCTCGAAGTTCCCCCAGTCGATCGTCGGCCCCGACGAACCGGTCGAGTGGGACCCCGAACTCACCTCGGAAGTGGACTACGAGGCCGAACTCGTCGCCGTGATCGGCGAACGGGCGCGAAACGTCGACGAGAGCGAGGCCTTGGAGTACGTTGCGGGCTACACGGTCGGCAACGACGTTTCGGCACGTGACCTCCAGATGGCCGACGAGCAATGGGTCAGGGGCAAGAGCCTCGATACGTTCGCACCCCTCGGACCGGACCTCGTCACGCCCGATGAGATCGACGATATCGACGCCCTCGACATCTGGGCGGAGGTCAACGGCGAGCGACTGCAGGACGCGAACACCCGCCATCTGATCTTCGATATCGCCGACCTCGTCGCGTTCTGTAGCCGGGCGTTCACCCTCGAACCGGGCGACCTGATCTACACGGGCACGCCCGACGGCGTGGGCTACTTCCGCGAGCCACAGGTCCTCCTCGAGGACGGCGATACGATGACGATCGGTATCGAAGGAATCGGCGAGCTGACCAACACCTGCCGGCACACCTGAGACGATGGCGCAGTATCCCACTCGACGACCGACGGATCGCGATCACCGTCCCGACGAGGCTGCGGCCGACCTCCCGGCCGAACTGACGACCATCCCGTGGATCGATATCCACAACCACGCCCACACGCTCTCGTGGAACGACCGCGAGAAGTTCGCGCTGAGCGGCTGTCATTCGATGGTGATGATGGCCGCCGCCTACTACTGGACGCCCTACAAACCCGTTGGGCCCGAGGACGTCCGCTACCTCTGGGACGACGCGCTTGCCCGCCTCGGGCCGATCCGCGACGCCCACCCCTTCGACGCCTCGCTCGGGATCGGGATCCACACCGGCGCGCGCGTCGAGAACTACGAGGAACTTCTCGACGTGATGCCCGAGTACTGCGAACTCGACGAGGTGAGCGCGGTCGGCGAGATCGGGATCACCGAATCACAGCACGTCTCCGGGTGGGATCTGGACGGCCAGAAGGACGTGACCCGCCGCCAACTGGCGATCGCCGCCGACCACGATCTGCTGGCGATCCTGCACACGCCCGCGGACCTCAGGGACGTCGAGTTCCCCGACCGGGTTCACGGCTCGATTCCCGGCTACGAGGTCGACGCCTCGCTCGGAACCGAGCCGGTGCTTACGGGCGAGAACCCGAAACGCGAAGCGATCGAGATCGACGTCGGTCTCGCCACGGAGGCGGGATTACCCGAAGAGCGGATGGTGCTTTCACACGCCGACAAGACGGTCGCCCCCTACGTGCTCGAACACACCGACTGTCAGCTGAGCTTCACCGTCAGCTATCCGTGGCTGCTCGGCGTCGAACCGCACCACGTCGCCGAGGTCGTCGCCGAATACGGCCCCGAACGAATTCTCGTTGAAACGGACAGCGCGGGCATCCTTCGTAGCGACGTCTTCGCGTTCAAGCGAACGGTCTTCGAGTTGTACCGAATGGGCCTCGACGTCGAGACGATCCGGCAGGTCGTCTACGAGAACCCCCGCGAGCTGTTGGGTTGACCGGGGTCGGGGGACGATCCACGGGGGACGATCCGTGCGGTCGGGTCGGTGGGTGGTGCCATGTCGTATGGGGTAACATTATTCATACCCCCCGGCGTATGGTGGCTCATGCGATTCGTTATTATCGGTGCCGGTAGGGTCGGGTTGCGCACGACGCGCGTGCTCTCGGCGGAGGGCCACGACGTGGTGCTCGTCGAGCGCGACGCGGATATGGCGGATCGCGCCCGGACGGAGGGCTACGAGGTCGTCGAGGGCGACGGCTCCCGGGAATCGATCCTCGAGGAGGCCGGGATCGACCGTACCGATGCGCTCGGCGCGCTCACGAGCGACCTCAACGCGAACTTCGCGGCGTGTATGATCGGCAAACACTACGGTTGTCGGACGATCCTCCGGATCGACGAGGACTACCGCGAGGGGATCTACCGGAAGTACGCCGACGAGGTCGACGAGATCATCTACCCCGAGCGGCTGGGCGCGATCGGCGCGAAAAACGCGCTTCTGGGCGGGGACATCCGCGCAGTCGCCGACATCGCCCAGAACCTGCAGGTGGTCGAACTTACCGTTCAGCCCGACTCGCCGATGAAGGGCTATACGATCAGCGAGATCTCGTTGCCCGCC
The DNA window shown above is from Halalkalicoccus jeotgali B3 and carries:
- a CDS encoding fumarylacetoacetate hydrolase family protein, with amino-acid sequence MRLGQFESAASTAPWAGVESEGDVVRLDEAADAAGVSLPADLRRILSEWEWSEKVDLALAHALETGTGLYDRAKLTQREPITDPQKVICVGLNYADHADEGGFDAPDEPVLFSKFPQSIVGPDEPVEWDPELTSEVDYEAELVAVIGERARNVDESEALEYVAGYTVGNDVSARDLQMADEQWVRGKSLDTFAPLGPDLVTPDEIDDIDALDIWAEVNGERLQDANTRHLIFDIADLVAFCSRAFTLEPGDLIYTGTPDGVGYFREPQVLLEDGDTMTIGIEGIGELTNTCRHT
- a CDS encoding potassium channel family protein — its product is MRFVIIGAGRVGLRTTRVLSAEGHDVVLVERDADMADRARTEGYEVVEGDGSRESILEEAGIDRTDALGALTSDLNANFAACMIGKHYGCRTILRIDEDYREGIYRKYADEVDEIIYPERLGAIGAKNALLGGDIRAVADIAQNLQVVELTVQPDSPMKGYTISEISLPADATLLAFGKNDGPLTIPSPDESLEAGDRLAVLADFEVLDDVRQLVVGTTERAPAGGL
- a CDS encoding TatD family hydrolase, which produces MAQYPTRRPTDRDHRPDEAAADLPAELTTIPWIDIHNHAHTLSWNDREKFALSGCHSMVMMAAAYYWTPYKPVGPEDVRYLWDDALARLGPIRDAHPFDASLGIGIHTGARVENYEELLDVMPEYCELDEVSAVGEIGITESQHVSGWDLDGQKDVTRRQLAIAADHDLLAILHTPADLRDVEFPDRVHGSIPGYEVDASLGTEPVLTGENPKREAIEIDVGLATEAGLPEERMVLSHADKTVAPYVLEHTDCQLSFTVSYPWLLGVEPHHVAEVVAEYGPERILVETDSAGILRSDVFAFKRTVFELYRMGLDVETIRQVVYENPRELLG
- a CDS encoding TetR/AcrR family transcriptional regulator, with the translated sequence MSSPDGRTSSEETREAIMEATFRALSKHGYADLRMRDIGEEFEMTRPVIHYHYNSKHELISSFLEYVIAQYKDDDTIDAEDHWDHLGIRIDQCMFGPDIDGFDHWERMTVYHELFSQAQHNETHRELFNEHYEGMVVGLADVLQAGIDDGTFAEVDAMEFSQLLTDVIHSARARRISLGQNDAPEQARTAIDRFVLPRLVPNVSVEIPTTE